From Oryza brachyantha chromosome 9, ObraRS2, whole genome shotgun sequence, a single genomic window includes:
- the LOC102716441 gene encoding glucan endo-1,3-beta-glucosidase 5 — translation MGACAVLLAALLLALAAQWVPPAAAAVGVNWGTISSHRVPPPVVVDLLRANRIGKVKLFDADPAVLRALAGSGIQVMVGITNGELAAIAGSPAAADAWVAQNVSRYVGRGGVDIRYIAVGNEPFLTSYQGQFQSYVIPATTNIQQSLVKANLASYVKLVVPCNADAYQSASVPSQGVFRTELTQIMTQLAAFLSSSGAPFVVNIYPFLSLYQSSDFPQDYAFFEGSTHPVVDGPNTYYNAFDGNFDTLVAALGKIGYGQLPIAIGEVGWPTEGAPSANLTAARAFNQGLMNRVMNNKGTPLRPGVPPADVYLFSLFDEEQKSILPGNFERHWGIFSFDGQAKYPLNLGLGNAVLKNAKEVPYLPSRWCIANPVQNLDNVANHIKLACSMADCTRLDYGGSCYGIGEKANVSYAFNSYYQQQKQDAKSCDFDGLGMITYLDPSMGECRFLVGIDDSKSSAVASCGCGCGVCCGVWVLFFSVFMYLRMMGSV, via the exons ATGGGCGCCTGCGCGGTGCTCCTGGCCGCGCTCCTGCTGGCCCTGGCCGCGCAGTGGgtgccgccggccgcggcggcggtcggggtGAACTGGGGCACCATCTCGTCCCACCGcgtcccgccgccggtggtggtggacctGCTGCGCGCCAACCGGATCGGGAAGGTCAAGCTCTTCGACGCCGACCCGGCCGTGCTGCGCGCGCTCGCCGGCAGCGGCATCCAGGTCATGGTCGGCATCACCAacggcgagctcgccgccatCGCGGGCTCCCCGGCCGCGGCCGACGCCTGGGTCGCGCAGAACGTGTCGCGCTacgtcggccgcggcggcgtcgacatCCG ATATATTGCTGTGGGAAATGAGCCGTTCTTGACGAGCTACCAGGGTCAATTCCAGTCATACGTTATTCCAGCAACGACAAACATTCAACAATCGCTGGTGAAAGCTAATCTTGCTAGCTATGTGAAGCTTGTTGTCCCATGCAATGCTGATGCTTATCAGAGTGCTTCTGTTCCATCACAAGGGGTTTTTAGGACTGAACTGACTCAGATTATGACCCAGCTTGCCGCTTTTCTCAGTTCTAGTGGAGCACCATTTGTGGTCAACATATACCCATTCCTCAGTCTCTATCAGAGCTCTGACTTTCCACAAGATTATGCCTTCTTTGAGGGATCTACTCACCCAGTTGTAGATGGTCCTAACACATACTACAATGCTTTTGATGGCAACTTCGACACATTGGTTGCTGCGCTGGGTAAAATTGGATACGGACAGCTACCAATTGCAATTGGTGAAGTTGGCTGGCCAACTGAAGGAGCACCTAGTGCAAACTTAACAGCAGCAAGAGCATTCAACCAAGGGCTTATGAATCGTGTTATGAACAACAAAGGAACTCCGCTCCGTCCTGGTGTACCTCCAGCTGATGTCTATCTTTTCAGCCTTTTTGATGAAGAGCAAAAGAGCATACTACCGGGGAACTTTGAGAGGCACTGGGGGATCTTCTCATTTGATGGACAAGCCAAGTACCcgttgaatcttggtttagGCAATGCAGTACTAAAGAATGCTAAAGAGGTGCCATATCTTCCATCACGGTGGTGCATCGCAAACCCTGTCCAGAATCTTGATAATGTTGCAAATCACATAAAGCTTGCTTGCTCTATGGCTGATTGTACCAGACTCGACTATGGAGGGTCATGCTATGGAATTGGAGAGAAGGCCAACGTTTCTTATGCTTTCAACAGCTATTATCAACAACAGAAGCAGGATGCTAAGAGTTGCGATTTCGATGGGCTTGGGATGATAACTTACCTTGATCCATCCATGGGTGAATGCCGCTTTCTTGTTGGCATTGATGATAGTAAAAGTTCTGCAGTTGCCTCCTGTGGCTGCGGTTGTGGGGTTTGTTGTGGGGTatgggttttatttttctcggTGTTCATGTACCTTAGAATGATGGGTTCTGTCTGA
- the LOC121055323 gene encoding uncharacterized protein LOC121055323, giving the protein MTGIRKTVGDDIARHRHLRRDMRSDHDAYKGALNIHPKEENNMIETPSPSLMKEKEEADASTLFEESFKGIRLICTGKINNPSRGVSIAKAQHNIYYLEAKQITSPIVVSFELRRPLTIGQLEAEQPILAKERNVGEPLRSDAPDQPQIEKYKKLQEYLTDENIELARQLKDSNLVMNQAVQATEKTLDSTKRGVSNSLIGTGRANARAVEVYSFTSKTTYFQWFMGFVMTCMFIMVVLLMRAT; this is encoded by the exons ATGACAGGGATACGCAAGACTGTTGGAGATGACATTGCTCGACATCGACATCTTCGTCGAGACATGAGGAGTGATCATGATGCATATAAG GGAGCTCTGAACATTCACCCAAAGGAGGAGAACAACATGATCGAGACGCCATCTCCATCGCTCATGAAGGAAAAAGAGGAGGCTGATGCGTCTACGTTATTTGAAGAGAGCTTCAAAG GAATAAGATTGATTTGCACcggcaagatcaacaacccAAGTAGAGGTGTATCGATCGCTAAGGCGCAACACAACATCTA CTACCTCGaagcaaaacaaattacaagTCCAATAGTCGTATCCTTTGAGTTGAGGAGGCCGTTGAC CATAGGTCAGCTAGAGGCTGAACAACCTATCCTcgcaaaagaaagaaatgttgGAGAACCTCTTAGATCGGATGCACCAGATCAGCctcaaattgaaaaatataa AAAGCTGCAAGAATATTTGACTGATGAAAATATTGAATTAGCACGCCAGCTGAAGGATAGCAATCTTGTGATGAACCAGGCTGTGCAAGCAACAGAGAAG ACACTTGACTCAACTAAAAGGGGTGTGTCAAATAGCTTGATAGGCACTGGCCGTGCAAATGCACGAGCAGTGGAGGTGTATTCGTTTACCTCCAAAACGACTTATTTCCAGTGGTTTATGGGTTTCGTAATGACCTGTATGTTCATCATGGTGGTTCTACTTATGCGGGCAACCTGA
- the LOC102718582 gene encoding probable H/ACA ribonucleoprotein complex subunit 1 encodes MAKQKFVLKMPLDTEKKKRKAFKAAVGMTGVTSASLEGDKIIVIGDGVDPIALTTMLRRSLGHAELLSISSGDDKKMMGGGHGGMGMGAMGFGGGHGGGGGGMGMGFGGGKEGKESGGRKVVVDVDGVHHHEQQQQQHAMAPTPPYPGVPAYQQYNAVPSYPVYPSYPGYPQEEQDPSCSIM; translated from the exons ATGGCTAAG CAAAAGTTTGTTCTCAAGATGCCTCTGGATaccgagaagaagaagaggaaggccttCAAGGCTGCAGTTGGCATGACAG GCGTGACGTCGGCATCGTTGGAGGGCGACAAGATCATCGtcatcggcgacggcgtcgacccCATCGCGCTGACGACGATGCTCCGGCGCAGCCTCGGACACGCCGAGCTGCTCAGCATCTCCTCCGGCGACGACAAGAAGATGAtgggcggcggccacggcggcatGGGCATGGGCGCCATGGggttcggcggcggccacggcggaggtggtggcggcatGGGGATGGGTTTCGGCGGCGGCAAAGAAGGCAAAGAAAGCGGCGGCCGCAaggtcgtcgtcgacgtcgacggtGTCCACCACCacgaacagcagcagcagcagcatgcgATGGCGCCGACACCGCCATACCCGGGGGTGCCGGCGTACCAGCAGTACaacgccgtgccgtcgtaccCCGTCTACCCCTCCTACCCTGGCTACCCTCAAGAAGAACAGGATCCCAGCTGCAGTATCATGTAA